From Helicoverpa zea isolate HzStark_Cry1AcR chromosome 23, ilHelZeax1.1, whole genome shotgun sequence, one genomic window encodes:
- the LOC124641746 gene encoding alpha-sarcoglycan isoform X3, translating into MLGKPELPSWLRYIYSGRHHSGFIFGTPPRGSRGPITLEVIGLNRQDYETRRVLLTLEIQHKEKMARHEVELKIDNLNVEDLLDEHKMTRLKDILRTKLWTESSGDLYATFLASAIDLGARLPLKPSDGEGLVVRLGSSMPFSLELQRLREEVRPLSRLPSCPREYKRTTVERLFRDAGLTLDWCSFELYNTIYKERSTQHLEYLTEVPNSSKTAKSFKALDTRDAWTAPSKEQLPSRSYGRQLSAAVLVPLSLLLLCVAALSAAVCALHATVRDPESEYFLANIFHICIDYRNRRAHKSKVEMCRYGTGNTEQTHVADNTSTKSLGVSPNNSLARPYSPKSSTNLAANYNRPQPPPYQGSAPSTLHHRRSTDTPDNPEHRTHLLEESLKLLNEAKINSEFDIKDPIIDLNDGTDDYVPIKDGYVSMKDLDDIDVPDLAKFGLSAI; encoded by the exons ATGTTGGGCAAACCGGAGCTTCCTTCGTGGCTTCGTTATATCTACAGCGGTCGGCATCACTCGGGATTCATCTTCGGAACACCACCGAGAGGCTCCCGAGGCCCAATTACG CTCGAAGTAATTGGGTTAAACCGACAAGACTATGAGACGCGGAGGGTGTTGCTTACGTTAGAAATCCAGCATAAAGAGAAGATGGCGCGCCACGAAGTCGAGCTCAAGATCGATAATCTGAACGTTGAAGATCTACTGGATGAGCACAA GATGACTCGACTGAAAGACATCTTGCGCACTAAGCTGTGGACGGAGAGTAGCGGCGATCTGTACGCGACTTTCCTGGCGTCCGCCATCGATCTCGGCGCTCGACTTCCTTTAAAACCTAGCGACGGTGAAGG CTTGGTAGTCCGTCTGGGCAGCTCGATGCCGTTCTCGCTGGAGCTACAACGTCTCCGCGAGGAAGTACGTCCTCTGTCTCGTCTGCCGAGCTGCCCCCGCGAGTACAAGCGAACCACCGTCGAGAGACTCTTCCGCGATGCTGGTCTAACGTTGGACTGGTGCAGTTTTGAGCTG TATAACACCATCTACAAGGAGCGTTCGACGCAACACCTGGAGTACCTCACCGAAGTACCAAACTCCAGCAAGACGGCTAAATCCTTCAAGGCTTTGGATACTAGAGACGCTTGGACTGCACCTAGTAAG GAACAGCTTCCATCCCGCAGCTACGGGCGTCAGCTATCAGCCGCAGTGCTGGTGCCACTGTCGCTGCTGCTGCTGTGTGTAGCTGCCCTATCGGCCGCCGTCTGCGCTCTGCATGCCACCGT ACGAGACCCAGAGTCAGAATATTTTCTGGCGAACATATTCCACATTTGTATCGATTATAGAAATAGAAG AGCACACAAGTCGAAGGTGGAGATGTGTCGCTACGGCACTGGCAACACTGAGCAGACGCATGTTGCTGACAACACCAGCACCAAGAGTCTCGGAGTTAG CCCCAACAACAGCCTCGCGCGTCCATACAGCCCCAAGTCATCAACCAATCTCGCCGCCAACTACAACAGGCCTCAGCCCCCGCCGTACCAGGGCTCCGCCCCCTCCACCCTGCACCACCGCCGCTCTACCGACACCCCCGACAACCCTGAACATCGCACACATCTTCTAGAAGAATCTCTCAAACTCCTCAATGAAGCTAAAATCAACAGCGAATTTGACATCAAAGATCCTATAATCGATTTGAACGACGGAACTGATGATTATGTACCGATCAAGGATGGTTATGTATCGATGAAGGATTTGGACGATATCGATGTTCCGGATTTAGCGAAATTCGGGTTGTCGGCTATTTGA
- the LOC124641746 gene encoding alpha-sarcoglycan isoform X2: protein MLVACTLLVAALSAASASTAHVHHAVETEMFAIPISPNLFNWTYQEFDQQYRFHASMLGKPELPSWLRYIYSGRHHSGFIFGTPPRGSRGPITLEVIGLNRQDYETRRVLLTLEIQHKEKMARHEVELKIDNLNVEDLLDEHKMTRLKDILRTKLWTESSGDLYATFLASAIDLGARLPLKPSDGEGLVVRLGSSMPFSLELQRLREEVRPLSRLPSCPREYKRTTVERLFRDAGLTLDWCSFELYNTIYKERSTQHLEYLTEVPNSSKTAKSFKALDTRDAWTAPSKEQLPSRSYGRQLSAAVLVPLSLLLLCVAALSAAVCALHATVAHKSKVEMCRYGTGNTEQTHVADNTSTKSLGVSPNNSLARPYSPKSSTNLAANYNRPQPPPYQGSAPSTLHHRRSTDTPDNPEHRTHLLEESLKLLNEAKINSEFDIKDPIIDLNDGTDDYVPIKDGYVSMKDLDDIDVPDLAKFGLSAI from the exons ATGCTCGTGGCATGCACGTTGCTGGTAGCAGCCCTGTCGGCTGCATCAGCATCGACTGCGCACGTTCACCACGCGGTCGAGACCGAGATGTTCGCCATACCCATCAGCCCTAACCTGTTCAATTGGACCTATCAAG AATTCGATCAACAATACCGGTTCCACGCTTCCATGTTGGGCAAACCGGAGCTTCCTTCGTGGCTTCGTTATATCTACAGCGGTCGGCATCACTCGGGATTCATCTTCGGAACACCACCGAGAGGCTCCCGAGGCCCAATTACG CTCGAAGTAATTGGGTTAAACCGACAAGACTATGAGACGCGGAGGGTGTTGCTTACGTTAGAAATCCAGCATAAAGAGAAGATGGCGCGCCACGAAGTCGAGCTCAAGATCGATAATCTGAACGTTGAAGATCTACTGGATGAGCACAA GATGACTCGACTGAAAGACATCTTGCGCACTAAGCTGTGGACGGAGAGTAGCGGCGATCTGTACGCGACTTTCCTGGCGTCCGCCATCGATCTCGGCGCTCGACTTCCTTTAAAACCTAGCGACGGTGAAGG CTTGGTAGTCCGTCTGGGCAGCTCGATGCCGTTCTCGCTGGAGCTACAACGTCTCCGCGAGGAAGTACGTCCTCTGTCTCGTCTGCCGAGCTGCCCCCGCGAGTACAAGCGAACCACCGTCGAGAGACTCTTCCGCGATGCTGGTCTAACGTTGGACTGGTGCAGTTTTGAGCTG TATAACACCATCTACAAGGAGCGTTCGACGCAACACCTGGAGTACCTCACCGAAGTACCAAACTCCAGCAAGACGGCTAAATCCTTCAAGGCTTTGGATACTAGAGACGCTTGGACTGCACCTAGTAAG GAACAGCTTCCATCCCGCAGCTACGGGCGTCAGCTATCAGCCGCAGTGCTGGTGCCACTGTCGCTGCTGCTGCTGTGTGTAGCTGCCCTATCGGCCGCCGTCTGCGCTCTGCATGCCACCGT AGCACACAAGTCGAAGGTGGAGATGTGTCGCTACGGCACTGGCAACACTGAGCAGACGCATGTTGCTGACAACACCAGCACCAAGAGTCTCGGAGTTAG CCCCAACAACAGCCTCGCGCGTCCATACAGCCCCAAGTCATCAACCAATCTCGCCGCCAACTACAACAGGCCTCAGCCCCCGCCGTACCAGGGCTCCGCCCCCTCCACCCTGCACCACCGCCGCTCTACCGACACCCCCGACAACCCTGAACATCGCACACATCTTCTAGAAGAATCTCTCAAACTCCTCAATGAAGCTAAAATCAACAGCGAATTTGACATCAAAGATCCTATAATCGATTTGAACGACGGAACTGATGATTATGTACCGATCAAGGATGGTTATGTATCGATGAAGGATTTGGACGATATCGATGTTCCGGATTTAGCGAAATTCGGGTTGTCGGCTATTTGA
- the LOC124641746 gene encoding uncharacterized protein LOC124641746 isoform X1 translates to MLVACTLLVAALSAASASTAHVHHAVETEMFAIPISPNLFNWTYQEFDQQYRFHASMLGKPELPSWLRYIYSGRHHSGFIFGTPPRGSRGPITLEVIGLNRQDYETRRVLLTLEIQHKEKMARHEVELKIDNLNVEDLLDEHKMTRLKDILRTKLWTESSGDLYATFLASAIDLGARLPLKPSDGEGLVVRLGSSMPFSLELQRLREEVRPLSRLPSCPREYKRTTVERLFRDAGLTLDWCSFELYNTIYKERSTQHLEYLTEVPNSSKTAKSFKALDTRDAWTAPSKEQLPSRSYGRQLSAAVLVPLSLLLLCVAALSAAVCALHATVRDPESEYFLANIFHICIDYRNRRAHKSKVEMCRYGTGNTEQTHVADNTSTKSLGVSPNNSLARPYSPKSSTNLAANYNRPQPPPYQGSAPSTLHHRRSTDTPDNPEHRTHLLEESLKLLNEAKINSEFDIKDPIIDLNDGTDDYVPIKDGYVSMKDLDDIDVPDLAKFGLSAI, encoded by the exons ATGCTCGTGGCATGCACGTTGCTGGTAGCAGCCCTGTCGGCTGCATCAGCATCGACTGCGCACGTTCACCACGCGGTCGAGACCGAGATGTTCGCCATACCCATCAGCCCTAACCTGTTCAATTGGACCTATCAAG AATTCGATCAACAATACCGGTTCCACGCTTCCATGTTGGGCAAACCGGAGCTTCCTTCGTGGCTTCGTTATATCTACAGCGGTCGGCATCACTCGGGATTCATCTTCGGAACACCACCGAGAGGCTCCCGAGGCCCAATTACG CTCGAAGTAATTGGGTTAAACCGACAAGACTATGAGACGCGGAGGGTGTTGCTTACGTTAGAAATCCAGCATAAAGAGAAGATGGCGCGCCACGAAGTCGAGCTCAAGATCGATAATCTGAACGTTGAAGATCTACTGGATGAGCACAA GATGACTCGACTGAAAGACATCTTGCGCACTAAGCTGTGGACGGAGAGTAGCGGCGATCTGTACGCGACTTTCCTGGCGTCCGCCATCGATCTCGGCGCTCGACTTCCTTTAAAACCTAGCGACGGTGAAGG CTTGGTAGTCCGTCTGGGCAGCTCGATGCCGTTCTCGCTGGAGCTACAACGTCTCCGCGAGGAAGTACGTCCTCTGTCTCGTCTGCCGAGCTGCCCCCGCGAGTACAAGCGAACCACCGTCGAGAGACTCTTCCGCGATGCTGGTCTAACGTTGGACTGGTGCAGTTTTGAGCTG TATAACACCATCTACAAGGAGCGTTCGACGCAACACCTGGAGTACCTCACCGAAGTACCAAACTCCAGCAAGACGGCTAAATCCTTCAAGGCTTTGGATACTAGAGACGCTTGGACTGCACCTAGTAAG GAACAGCTTCCATCCCGCAGCTACGGGCGTCAGCTATCAGCCGCAGTGCTGGTGCCACTGTCGCTGCTGCTGCTGTGTGTAGCTGCCCTATCGGCCGCCGTCTGCGCTCTGCATGCCACCGT ACGAGACCCAGAGTCAGAATATTTTCTGGCGAACATATTCCACATTTGTATCGATTATAGAAATAGAAG AGCACACAAGTCGAAGGTGGAGATGTGTCGCTACGGCACTGGCAACACTGAGCAGACGCATGTTGCTGACAACACCAGCACCAAGAGTCTCGGAGTTAG CCCCAACAACAGCCTCGCGCGTCCATACAGCCCCAAGTCATCAACCAATCTCGCCGCCAACTACAACAGGCCTCAGCCCCCGCCGTACCAGGGCTCCGCCCCCTCCACCCTGCACCACCGCCGCTCTACCGACACCCCCGACAACCCTGAACATCGCACACATCTTCTAGAAGAATCTCTCAAACTCCTCAATGAAGCTAAAATCAACAGCGAATTTGACATCAAAGATCCTATAATCGATTTGAACGACGGAACTGATGATTATGTACCGATCAAGGATGGTTATGTATCGATGAAGGATTTGGACGATATCGATGTTCCGGATTTAGCGAAATTCGGGTTGTCGGCTATTTGA